The genomic window TCCGTTGGGTTGGGGCCGGTCTTCTGCCCTCCCAGCGGCGCCTTGGTCATCGCTCCGTCCAGGCTCATCCACTTCCACTCAATGCCCCTCATCTGCTCATAGGCCACAAGCCCCAAGCGCCAGAACTCGCGGAACACTCCGGCCTCGGCCCATTCCCGGAACCTCCGGTAGGCCGAGGACGGGTGGCAGATTCCGGTGGCCTTGAGCGCCTGCCACTGCATCCCCGTGCGTAACACCAAGAGGAT from Stigmatella erecta includes these protein-coding regions:
- a CDS encoding transposase, with amino-acid sequence MPEKVWAKLEPLLPPRPEHPLGCHNPRVPDRKAMEAILLVLRTGMQWQALKATGICHPSSAYRRFREWAEAGVFREFWRLGLVAYEQMRGIEWKWMSLDGAMTKAPLGGQKTGPNPT